One genomic window of Tenacibaculum tangerinum includes the following:
- a CDS encoding cryptochrome/photolyase family protein yields the protein MSKTLRIILGDQLNIEHSWYKETDDNTVYALFEMKQETSYVKHHIQKVVGFFLAMRNFANALREQGHRVAYMKISDKKNKHQLIENIEQLVKEHHITAIHYQEPDEFRLDAQLQKGLKKIGLPLKVYTTEHFYTTRNELEKFSKDRKKTVMEDFYRYMRKKHQILVEGDKPVGGQWNYDKNNRKKWNAEVLIPLPYEPRNNCKQILQEIKEAGITTFGERTAVFNYPISRKQAKAQLDYFCKELLPFFGDYQDAMHTSQDFLFHSKLSFAMNTKLISPKEVVEAVENEFYKSSNIDISQAEGFIRQVIGWREYMRGIYWQLGVDFKQENFFKNKADLPNFFWTGDTKMNCVKRAIQNSLQNAYAHHIQRLMILGNVALLLGVAPDKVDAWYLGVYVDAIEWVQLPNTRGMSQFADGGLIATKPYVSSASYIHKMSNYCSSCFYNHKTKTNEDSCPLNTLYWDFLHRNKEVLKNNHRMRMMYSLLNKMESKQKEFHEILEKAKKIKEAPDYC from the coding sequence ATGAGTAAAACACTACGAATCATTCTCGGAGATCAGCTAAATATAGAACACAGTTGGTATAAAGAAACCGATGATAATACGGTATATGCGCTCTTTGAAATGAAACAAGAAACCAGTTATGTTAAGCATCATATTCAAAAAGTAGTAGGATTCTTTTTAGCAATGCGAAACTTTGCTAACGCATTGAGAGAACAAGGGCATCGTGTAGCCTATATGAAAATTTCAGATAAAAAGAACAAACATCAACTCATAGAAAACATAGAACAGCTCGTTAAAGAACACCATATTACAGCCATACATTATCAAGAGCCCGATGAGTTTCGTTTAGATGCACAACTTCAAAAAGGATTAAAAAAAATCGGGCTGCCGCTAAAAGTATATACAACAGAACATTTTTATACCACGAGAAATGAGCTTGAGAAATTTTCAAAAGATAGAAAGAAAACGGTTATGGAAGATTTTTACCGTTACATGCGTAAAAAGCATCAGATACTTGTAGAAGGAGATAAGCCTGTCGGAGGTCAGTGGAATTACGATAAAAACAATCGAAAAAAATGGAATGCAGAGGTGCTTATACCCCTGCCTTACGAACCAAGAAACAACTGTAAACAAATACTTCAGGAAATCAAAGAAGCGGGCATCACAACGTTTGGAGAGCGAACTGCTGTATTCAATTACCCTATTTCAAGAAAACAAGCCAAAGCACAACTCGATTATTTTTGCAAAGAGTTACTTCCTTTTTTTGGAGACTATCAAGATGCCATGCATACATCGCAAGACTTTTTATTTCATTCAAAACTATCTTTTGCGATGAATACAAAATTGATAAGTCCGAAGGAAGTTGTTGAGGCCGTTGAAAATGAATTCTACAAAAGCAGCAACATTGATATTTCGCAAGCGGAAGGTTTTATAAGACAAGTAATCGGTTGGCGAGAATATATGAGAGGCATTTATTGGCAATTAGGTGTCGATTTTAAACAAGAAAATTTCTTTAAAAATAAGGCAGATTTACCCAATTTCTTTTGGACGGGGGATACCAAAATGAACTGTGTAAAAAGAGCTATACAAAATTCATTACAAAATGCCTACGCACACCACATTCAACGCTTAATGATTTTGGGGAATGTAGCGTTGCTACTCGGAGTAGCTCCCGATAAAGTTGATGCATGGTATCTAGGCGTGTATGTAGATGCTATAGAATGGGTGCAACTACCCAATACCAGAGGAATGAGTCAATTTGCAGACGGTGGTTTAATCGCTACCAAACCCTATGTGTCAAGTGCGAGCTATATTCATAAAATGAGTAATTATTGTAGCAGTTGTTTTTACAATCATAAAACAAAAACAAATGAAGATTCTTGTCCCTTGAATACCTTATACTGGGATTTTTTACATAGAAACAAGGAGGTGCTAAAAAACAATCATCGTATGAGAATGATGTATAGCCTGCTAAATAAGATGGAATCTAAGCAAAAAGAGTTTCATGAAATTTTAGAAAAGGCGAAAAAAATTAAAGAAGCACCAGACTATTGTTAA
- a CDS encoding DASH family cryptochrome: MQKKQKQECTLVWFRNDLRLQDNELLEEAIKTQKYLVAFYAFDPIFFKKQHSFVRTEKFRINFLIETLRELRDALSVYNIPLFVATKPTEEMVAQLQHQFSIVNIVYQEDATFDEATIEKRVLKTLPKEVHTIKVTNQYLYTPQQIDELFTKGIPKSFSSFRKKVEKKLEVLPITTYRIPIQEKLYDSVFETPNFSEYTQPKNTAFPFKGGEREALKRVQSYFFDTTKVATYKYTRNELLGVDYSTKFSPWLANGSLSARTIYWELKKFEKQVKANVSTYWVYFELLWRDFFKHTARFQGTKIFMPSGIQEKRITTHQNNEIIECWTHGKTASDFVNANMIELRETGWMSNRGRQNVASYFVHDLQQDWRVGAAYFESLLLDYDPHSNYGNWMYIAGVGNDTRNKKFDVNWQANTYDAKSVFTNQWNKVNE; encoded by the coding sequence ATGCAGAAAAAACAAAAACAAGAATGTACGTTAGTTTGGTTTCGAAACGATTTGCGACTGCAAGACAATGAGTTGCTAGAAGAAGCGATTAAAACTCAAAAGTACCTCGTGGCTTTTTATGCTTTCGACCCCATTTTTTTCAAAAAACAACACTCTTTTGTACGAACAGAAAAGTTTAGAATAAATTTTTTAATAGAAACCCTAAGAGAATTAAGAGATGCTTTATCGGTTTATAACATCCCCCTTTTTGTAGCTACGAAACCCACGGAAGAAATGGTTGCACAGCTACAACACCAGTTTTCTATAGTAAATATCGTATATCAAGAAGATGCTACTTTTGATGAAGCGACTATTGAAAAGAGAGTTCTAAAAACATTACCCAAAGAGGTACATACAATAAAAGTTACCAATCAATATTTATATACCCCTCAGCAAATAGACGAACTATTTACAAAAGGAATACCCAAATCGTTTTCATCATTTAGAAAAAAAGTAGAGAAAAAACTCGAAGTATTACCTATTACCACCTACCGAATACCCATACAAGAAAAACTATACGACTCTGTATTTGAAACCCCCAATTTTTCTGAATATACACAACCGAAAAATACCGCTTTTCCTTTCAAAGGAGGAGAACGTGAAGCGCTGAAAAGAGTACAGTCGTATTTTTTTGATACTACTAAGGTCGCCACTTATAAATACACGAGAAATGAGCTGTTAGGGGTTGATTACAGTACAAAGTTTTCTCCGTGGTTAGCCAACGGTTCTTTGAGTGCACGCACCATTTATTGGGAGTTAAAAAAGTTCGAGAAACAAGTAAAAGCAAATGTATCTACCTATTGGGTGTATTTTGAGCTTTTATGGAGAGATTTTTTTAAGCATACAGCGCGATTTCAGGGAACTAAAATTTTTATGCCTAGCGGAATCCAAGAAAAGCGCATAACAACCCACCAAAATAATGAAATTATTGAATGTTGGACACACGGAAAAACAGCCAGTGATTTTGTAAATGCCAATATGATAGAGTTAAGAGAAACGGGTTGGATGAGCAATCGAGGAAGACAAAATGTAGCCTCTTATTTTGTGCACGATTTGCAGCAAGATTGGAGGGTAGGAGCCGCTTATTTTGAGTCACTGTTACTCGACTATGACCCGCATAGTAATTATGGTAATTGGATGTATATAGCAGGAGTGGGAAACGATACAAGAAATAAAAAATTTGATGTTAATTGGCAAGCAAACACCTACGATGCCAAGAGCGTTTTTACAAACCAATGGAATAAAGTAAATGAGTAA
- a CDS encoding DUF2256 domain-containing protein, whose translation MKKEHLPTKICVVCGLPFTWRKKWERHWEEVKYCSQKCRKNKNKNVR comes from the coding sequence TTGAAAAAAGAACACCTACCTACCAAAATATGTGTTGTTTGTGGCCTTCCTTTCACTTGGAGAAAAAAATGGGAACGCCATTGGGAAGAAGTCAAATATTGTAGTCAAAAATGCAGAAAAAACAAAAACAAGAATGTACGTTAG
- a CDS encoding SDR family oxidoreductase, translating into MKILVTGTTGYIGKRLIVKLLESNHQLVCCVRDLDRIPDEFENNPNVTFIKVDFLNAEDTSFPKDIDAAYYLIHSMATSSENFENLELTCAKNFKKLVEPTNCKQVVYLSGIVNDNSLSKHLQSRYQVEQELRSEAYALTTFRAGIIVGSGSASFEIIRDIVEKLPVMVTPKWLKTKTQPLAVRDVLAFLENTLLVEKTYNQSFDVCGPEILTYKEMLLQFAEVRGLKRYIYTLPVLTPKLSSYWLYFVTSTSFNLAKALVDSMKVEVIAKPSNINELLNVHPMPYKEAVALAFQKIEQNEVISSWKDAMSSGVFQDQLAKHIQIPQYGCFKDERVREVRNEKDTLNKIWSIGGENGWYKFNFLWKVRGYIDKLFGGVGLRRGRRHPTELEPGDPLDFWRVLLADKKSKRLILLAEMKLPGEAWLEFKIEEGKLYQRAIFRPKGIWGRMYWYAVLPFHGIIFKQLINFLSK; encoded by the coding sequence ATGAAGATCTTAGTTACAGGCACCACAGGCTATATCGGAAAACGATTAATCGTTAAATTACTCGAAAGTAACCACCAATTAGTTTGCTGTGTTCGTGACTTAGATAGAATTCCCGATGAATTTGAAAACAACCCGAATGTTACATTTATCAAAGTAGATTTTTTAAATGCCGAAGACACCAGCTTTCCCAAAGACATAGATGCTGCCTACTATCTCATTCATTCGATGGCGACCAGTTCAGAAAATTTTGAAAACTTAGAACTTACCTGTGCCAAGAACTTCAAAAAATTAGTAGAGCCAACCAACTGTAAACAAGTAGTATATTTAAGTGGTATTGTAAACGATAATTCGTTATCCAAACACTTACAATCACGATATCAAGTAGAACAAGAACTACGCTCAGAAGCATACGCATTAACCACTTTTAGAGCAGGAATCATTGTAGGTAGCGGTAGCGCTTCCTTTGAAATAATAAGAGATATTGTAGAAAAACTTCCAGTAATGGTCACTCCGAAATGGCTAAAAACCAAAACCCAACCATTAGCCGTTAGAGATGTTTTAGCATTTTTAGAAAACACCCTGCTTGTAGAGAAAACCTATAACCAATCGTTTGATGTTTGCGGACCAGAAATACTTACTTATAAAGAAATGCTATTGCAGTTTGCCGAAGTAAGAGGACTCAAAAGATACATTTATACCCTGCCTGTGCTTACACCAAAACTATCTTCTTACTGGTTGTATTTTGTTACATCAACCTCTTTTAACTTAGCCAAAGCGTTGGTAGATAGTATGAAAGTAGAAGTAATAGCAAAACCCAGTAATATAAACGAGTTGCTAAATGTACATCCGATGCCATATAAAGAAGCAGTTGCCTTGGCATTTCAAAAAATAGAACAAAATGAAGTAATTTCTAGTTGGAAAGATGCCATGAGTAGTGGCGTATTTCAAGACCAATTAGCAAAGCATATACAAATACCCCAATACGGCTGTTTTAAAGATGAGCGGGTACGAGAAGTACGAAACGAAAAAGACACCTTAAATAAAATTTGGAGTATAGGAGGAGAAAATGGATGGTATAAATTTAATTTTCTTTGGAAAGTTAGAGGATATATAGACAAACTTTTTGGAGGAGTGGGTTTACGAAGAGGACGAAGACATCCCACAGAATTAGAACCTGGTGATCCGCTCGATTTCTGGAGAGTACTGTTGGCAGATAAAAAAAGCAAACGCCTAATTTTACTGGCAGAAATGAAACTCCCAGGAGAAGCGTGGTTAGAATTTAAAATTGAAGAAGGGAAACTATACCAAAGAGCTATTTTTAGACCTAAAGGAATTTGGGGAAGAATGTATTGGTATGCGGTATTACCCTTTCATGGAATTATCTTCAAACAACTCATTAACTTTTTAAGTAAATAA
- a CDS encoding flavin reductase family protein, whose protein sequence is MHLTRQEIDEFPHIYKINLMNSISGYKPANLIATKSNDDITNVAVFSSVVHYGSSPAILGFVLRPTTVVRNTYNNIKETGFYTINAINEAIIEEAHHTSAKYPSEVSEFDKTTLSEEYKNNFHAPFVAESPLQIGMKFLEEHPIKANGTILVLGEVTDLYFKESMLSEDGFLNLSTEKIAAINGLDTYMVAEKYKRLSYQRPKE, encoded by the coding sequence ATGCATCTTACACGTCAAGAAATAGACGAGTTTCCTCATATTTATAAAATAAATTTGATGAATAGTATTTCTGGTTACAAGCCGGCAAACCTCATTGCTACAAAATCGAACGATGATATCACGAATGTAGCGGTGTTTAGTTCCGTAGTACATTACGGTTCGAGTCCAGCAATTTTAGGTTTTGTGCTGCGCCCAACAACCGTGGTAAGGAATACCTATAACAATATAAAAGAAACAGGATTTTACACCATCAATGCTATTAACGAGGCAATTATAGAAGAAGCACATCATACCTCAGCTAAATATCCGTCAGAAGTTTCAGAATTTGATAAAACAACTCTATCAGAAGAATATAAAAATAATTTTCATGCTCCGTTTGTGGCAGAATCACCGTTACAAATAGGGATGAAATTCTTAGAAGAACACCCTATCAAAGCCAACGGAACTATTTTAGTATTGGGTGAAGTAACTGACTTATATTTTAAAGAATCAATGCTTTCAGAAGATGGTTTTTTAAACCTATCAACAGAAAAAATTGCAGCGATTAACGGATTAGATACCTACATGGTAGCTGAAAAATATAAAAGACTCTCTTACCAAAGACCCAAAGAATGA
- a CDS encoding ABC1 kinase family protein, producing MKTLNKIPTSKIERATKLVSTGLKVGVNYAKYYGNKITKSEEEAKKQLNEDNAADIYDGLKELKGSALKVAQMLSMEKNILPNAYVEKFSLSQFSVPPLSGPLVNKTFKKYFDKTPNEVFDTFTSESVNAASIGQVHKATKNGKKLAVKIQYPGVADSISTDLAMVKPIAMKMFNIKGEGSDEYFKEVENKLLEETNYELELAQSNEVAEACKHIPNLKFPKYYPALSSDRILTMDWMEGVHLSEFTKEQHSEEVSNILGQALWDFYMYQMHVLKKVHADPHPGNFLVSKLNELIVIDFGCMKEVPESFYVPYFELAKRENIENPAFFEDKLYELEILRTDDTQEEITFFKALFYEMLSLFTTPFQQEEFDFSDEVFFGKIADLGQKYAKSTELKKMNGNRGSKHFIYINRTFFGLYNLMHDLKANAIKINNFNTL from the coding sequence ATGAAGACTTTAAATAAAATACCTACCTCTAAAATTGAACGAGCTACCAAACTAGTTTCAACAGGGTTAAAAGTTGGAGTGAACTATGCGAAGTATTACGGTAATAAAATTACCAAATCAGAAGAAGAAGCCAAAAAACAATTAAATGAAGACAATGCTGCCGATATTTATGACGGATTAAAAGAGTTAAAAGGATCTGCCCTAAAAGTGGCACAGATGTTAAGCATGGAAAAGAATATTTTACCCAACGCTTATGTCGAAAAATTTTCGTTATCACAATTTTCGGTACCGCCACTATCAGGACCATTGGTAAACAAAACCTTTAAGAAATATTTTGATAAAACGCCTAATGAGGTATTCGATACCTTTACATCAGAATCGGTAAATGCAGCAAGTATAGGACAGGTTCACAAAGCAACTAAAAACGGGAAAAAGTTAGCCGTTAAAATTCAATACCCAGGAGTAGCAGACAGTATTTCAACCGATTTAGCTATGGTAAAACCCATTGCCATGAAAATGTTTAATATCAAAGGCGAGGGCTCAGACGAATACTTTAAAGAAGTCGAAAATAAGCTGTTAGAAGAAACCAATTACGAATTAGAACTTGCCCAAAGTAACGAAGTAGCCGAAGCATGTAAACACATTCCGAATTTAAAATTTCCAAAATACTATCCAGCATTATCATCAGATAGAATTTTAACCATGGATTGGATGGAAGGGGTACACCTATCGGAATTTACAAAAGAACAACACAGCGAAGAAGTTTCAAATATACTCGGGCAAGCTTTGTGGGATTTTTATATGTACCAAATGCACGTCTTAAAAAAAGTACATGCCGACCCGCACCCAGGGAATTTCCTAGTATCTAAATTAAACGAATTAATTGTCATTGATTTTGGCTGTATGAAAGAAGTTCCTGAAAGTTTCTACGTTCCTTATTTTGAATTGGCAAAAAGAGAAAACATTGAAAACCCTGCTTTTTTTGAAGATAAACTGTACGAGTTAGAAATTTTAAGAACAGATGATACTCAGGAAGAAATCACCTTCTTTAAAGCGCTTTTTTACGAAATGTTATCGCTTTTCACAACACCATTTCAACAAGAAGAATTTGACTTTTCAGATGAGGTGTTCTTCGGAAAGATAGCAGACTTGGGGCAGAAATACGCCAAAAGCACCGAACTTAAAAAAATGAATGGAAATAGAGGTTCAAAACACTTTATTTACATTAATAGAACTTTTTTTGGTTTGTATAATCTTATGCACGATTTAAAGGCAAACGCCATAAAAATAAACAACTTTAACACCCTATAA
- a CDS encoding TetR family transcriptional regulator C-terminal domain-containing protein — protein MNTVLTTGEPTSIFAFAKENNFEEADFYKHYSSFESLEKAIFKVFAKETIALLHKTDAYADYSAKDKLLSFYFTFFELLTANRSYVMLQFKGMKSDFSKLSVLKGLRAEFIDYINALNLEKIDFKHEKVNKIQDQTVAEGYWMQLLIILKFWVDDESPNFEKTDVFIEKSVKASFDIQQIAPVKSVIDLAKFLWKEKSPMMAK, from the coding sequence ATGAATACTGTATTAACTACAGGTGAACCAACTTCAATATTTGCCTTTGCAAAAGAAAACAATTTTGAAGAAGCAGACTTTTACAAACATTATTCAAGTTTTGAGAGCTTAGAAAAAGCCATTTTCAAAGTTTTTGCAAAAGAAACGATTGCATTGCTACATAAAACCGACGCTTATGCAGACTATTCGGCAAAAGATAAATTACTGAGTTTTTATTTTACCTTTTTTGAGTTGCTTACAGCGAACAGGTCGTATGTGATGCTACAATTTAAAGGAATGAAAAGCGATTTTTCAAAACTATCGGTATTAAAAGGACTACGTGCAGAATTTATAGACTATATAAATGCACTCAATCTCGAAAAAATTGATTTTAAGCACGAGAAGGTTAATAAAATTCAAGACCAAACAGTTGCAGAAGGCTATTGGATGCAGTTGTTGATTATTTTAAAATTTTGGGTGGATGATGAATCTCCAAACTTTGAAAAAACAGATGTGTTTATAGAAAAATCAGTCAAAGCCAGTTTCGATATTCAACAAATAGCCCCTGTAAAAAGCGTAATCGATTTGGCAAAATTCTTATGGAAAGAAAAATCGCCAATGATGGCTAAGTAA
- a CDS encoding TspO/MBR family protein produces the protein MKENKYIRFLVFLVANFLALGIGSWLMNDGPNTDWYQSLNKAPWTPPGWVFGAAWTTIMLLFAVYMTKVSFKYPYLSKKLLVLYGVQWILNVSWNYLFFNQHLTTISLVVIILLWLLIGYFTFKHLKQVKNYTFFILPYLVWMTIATSLNLYVVLNN, from the coding sequence ATGAAAGAAAATAAATACATACGATTTTTAGTTTTTCTAGTTGCTAATTTTTTAGCGCTAGGTATAGGGTCTTGGTTAATGAATGATGGGCCTAATACCGACTGGTATCAGTCTTTGAACAAAGCTCCTTGGACACCTCCAGGATGGGTGTTTGGAGCAGCATGGACAACCATTATGTTACTGTTTGCTGTGTATATGACCAAAGTAAGTTTTAAGTATCCATATTTAAGTAAAAAGCTACTCGTTTTATACGGTGTACAATGGATTTTAAATGTAAGTTGGAACTATCTTTTCTTCAATCAACATTTAACAACAATAAGCTTAGTGGTCATTATACTACTGTGGCTACTCATAGGATATTTTACTTTCAAGCACCTTAAACAAGTAAAAAATTACACCTTTTTCATACTACCTTATTTAGTGTGGATGACAATTGCGACTAGCTTAAACCTATACGTCGTACTAAACAATTAA
- a CDS encoding lycopene cyclase domain-containing protein, giving the protein MSQYLYLILNLGSLSIPLLYSIFEKKFHFIQYFKQAIISISIVALFFLIWDSWFTQMGVWGFNPKYHLPIKLLHMPIEEWLFFFCIPYACLFTHEVLKYLFPKFKMSKSGTIILSFLLILIVSLLLIFNFGRWYTTVNFILFLLLLAYALKYHLPTLQEYYPSFLVILIPFLIVNGILTGSFIEEPVVWYNNAENIGFRVFTIPFEDFFYAFIMLFSVQLIFNYLKTKKHERK; this is encoded by the coding sequence GTGAGTCAATATTTATATCTTATCTTAAACTTAGGCAGCTTAAGTATACCGTTACTCTATAGCATCTTTGAAAAAAAGTTTCACTTTATACAGTACTTCAAACAAGCAATCATCAGTATTTCAATAGTTGCGTTATTTTTTTTGATTTGGGATAGTTGGTTTACACAAATGGGCGTTTGGGGCTTTAATCCAAAATATCACCTACCTATAAAGCTACTGCACATGCCCATAGAAGAATGGTTATTCTTTTTTTGTATTCCTTACGCATGTTTGTTTACGCATGAGGTATTAAAATATTTATTTCCAAAATTTAAAATGTCAAAATCAGGAACCATTATTTTAAGTTTTTTGCTCATACTTATAGTTAGCCTGTTGTTGATTTTTAACTTCGGAAGATGGTACACCACAGTTAACTTTATACTATTCTTATTGCTTTTAGCGTACGCTTTGAAATATCATTTGCCAACGTTACAAGAGTATTACCCTAGCTTTTTAGTGATTTTGATACCCTTTTTAATTGTCAATGGAATTTTAACAGGTAGCTTTATAGAAGAGCCTGTAGTTTGGTATAACAATGCAGAGAATATAGGGTTTCGGGTTTTTACCATACCCTTTGAAGACTTTTTTTATGCATTTATCATGCTGTTTTCAGTACAACTAATTTTTAACTATTTAAAAACAAAAAAACATGAAAGAAAATAA
- a CDS encoding sterol desaturase family protein yields the protein MSLVVYIAVTLITFIVMEGVTWFTHKYVMHGFGWYLHEDHHQPGYPYVFEKNDVFFVVFAVPSMLLFYFGINPELNYLFFIGLGILLYGIAYFLVHDVLIHRRFKWFDKTNNQYFKGLRKAHKIHHKHLGKHDGECFGMLFVPFKYFNKRQ from the coding sequence ATGAGTTTAGTAGTATACATAGCAGTTACGTTGATAACATTTATTGTTATGGAAGGGGTTACTTGGTTTACCCACAAATATGTTATGCACGGTTTTGGATGGTATTTGCATGAAGACCATCACCAGCCAGGATATCCTTATGTTTTTGAAAAAAATGACGTTTTTTTTGTTGTTTTTGCAGTTCCAAGCATGCTCTTGTTCTATTTCGGAATTAACCCAGAATTAAACTATTTATTTTTTATTGGTTTGGGTATTTTACTATATGGTATTGCTTATTTTTTAGTACACGATGTATTAATTCATAGAAGATTTAAGTGGTTTGATAAAACAAATAACCAATACTTTAAAGGATTGCGAAAAGCACATAAAATCCATCATAAACATTTAGGGAAACACGATGGAGAGTGCTTTGGTATGTTATTCGTACCTTTTAAATATTTTAATAAAAGACAGTGA
- a CDS encoding phytoene/squalene synthase family protein encodes MKQLFDEASYACSKLVTKKYSTSFSLATKMLSPKIRADIYNIYGFVRFADEIVDSFHEYDKEELLLKFEKDYYESKRKGISLNPILNSFVSTVNKYNIPDELVQAFLKSMKADLYKTVYTTTEEYNDYIYGSADVVGLMCLKVFVNGDEQKYEELKAPAMRLGSAFQKVNFLRDLKEDFKELNRSYFPNVNFGDLSIEGKNTIIKEIEDDFDFAYKNGILKLPVEAKFGVYTAYRYYKTLLNKLKHTPSTKIMDTRIRISNPMKINLLARSYVRYKLNLI; translated from the coding sequence ATGAAACAGTTATTTGATGAAGCCTCTTACGCATGCAGTAAGTTAGTAACTAAAAAATACAGCACTTCGTTTTCTCTAGCAACGAAGATGTTATCGCCAAAAATACGTGCCGATATTTATAATATTTATGGTTTTGTACGTTTCGCTGACGAAATTGTAGATTCTTTTCATGAGTACGACAAAGAAGAGTTGTTGTTAAAGTTTGAAAAAGATTATTATGAATCAAAGCGTAAAGGAATCAGTTTAAACCCTATTTTAAACTCTTTTGTAAGTACGGTAAACAAATACAATATACCCGATGAGCTAGTGCAAGCTTTTTTGAAGAGTATGAAAGCAGATTTGTATAAAACAGTATACACTACTACAGAAGAATACAATGATTATATCTATGGTTCGGCAGATGTGGTTGGTTTAATGTGCTTGAAAGTTTTTGTAAACGGAGATGAGCAAAAATACGAAGAGCTAAAGGCACCCGCAATGCGTTTAGGGTCGGCATTTCAAAAAGTGAACTTCTTAAGAGACTTAAAAGAAGATTTTAAAGAGCTAAACAGGTCTTATTTTCCAAATGTAAATTTTGGAGATTTAAGTATCGAAGGCAAGAACACCATTATTAAAGAAATAGAAGACGATTTTGATTTTGCTTACAAAAACGGTATCTTAAAGTTACCAGTAGAAGCAAAATTTGGGGTATATACAGCCTATAGATATTATAAAACACTTTTAAATAAGTTGAAACATACTCCTTCAACAAAAATTATGGATACCAGAATTAGAATTTCCAACCCGATGAAAATTAATTTATTAGCAAGGAGTTATGTGAGGTATAAACTCAATTTAATATGA